One region of Kytococcus sedentarius DSM 20547 genomic DNA includes:
- a CDS encoding M15 family metallopeptidase, producing MTGADVNAPRTVWLTTPPAEIADSLPAALPPVPSGTPRRHPSTVTVGSDDAPMGELPSPLAQRHGYRELPLRHTPSRLLLRQPVVQRLVRAQGALPEAFGLLVLDGWRPAHFQAELLEYYGRQHSDGVEGFVSDPSEPGMVAPHTTGGAVDLTLTHHGVPLALGTDWDAFVPSSAVASLEVHDTTRTAEDELARDLRRLLAAALLENGFAPLPTEWWHWSYGDQQWAAFHGLDESLFPEHLAT from the coding sequence GTGACCGGGGCTGACGTCAACGCCCCGCGGACGGTGTGGCTCACCACACCGCCCGCGGAGATCGCGGACTCCCTGCCCGCGGCGCTTCCCCCGGTGCCCTCCGGGACCCCGAGGCGCCACCCGTCGACGGTGACGGTGGGCAGCGACGACGCCCCGATGGGGGAGCTGCCGTCGCCCTTGGCGCAGCGTCACGGGTACCGCGAGCTGCCGCTGCGCCACACGCCATCACGCCTGCTGCTTCGCCAACCGGTGGTGCAACGGCTGGTCCGCGCTCAGGGGGCGCTGCCGGAGGCGTTTGGGCTGCTCGTGCTGGACGGGTGGCGGCCCGCACATTTCCAGGCGGAGCTGCTGGAGTATTACGGCCGCCAACACAGTGACGGGGTGGAGGGCTTCGTCTCCGACCCATCGGAGCCCGGCATGGTTGCCCCGCACACGACCGGTGGGGCGGTGGATCTGACGCTCACACACCACGGGGTGCCGCTGGCGCTGGGGACGGACTGGGACGCGTTCGTCCCCTCATCCGCTGTGGCATCGCTCGAGGTCCACGACACCACGCGCACCGCTGAGGACGAACTGGCGCGCGACCTGAGACGCCTCTTGGCTGCGGCGCTGCTCGAGAACGGATTCGCACCCCTGCCTACCGAGTGGTGGCACTGGTCCTACGGCGACCAGCAGTGGGCGGCGTTCCACGGGCTGGACGAGTCGCTCTTCCCCGAGCACCTCGCCACCTGA